In Arctopsyche grandis isolate Sample6627 chromosome 13, ASM5162203v2, whole genome shotgun sequence, one DNA window encodes the following:
- the LOC143920692 gene encoding uncharacterized protein LOC143920692: protein MGSSESKGEDRPKAEQKQTNEPPTTSPTEPSEKLEEVRIEYYRLKLRIIDLQNGISDEVSHEKRLKIDFENTKKERSKELAQIQNKIKTAYADFERQNATLSSEIAMKLKDREELNKAHQSLKAIFYAEETQAQKRFEEWRLIQLTNENNRKQAEETMKNLNQQIALAEFYLEKRKFEMNRLPSKSAATASNFNKISPEQKILQGQKPRSLVQNLVKEDVDCKGKVPELHLLICDKLSKEFATVRNRFMMTTQKHFEVLVVKKIVNHHTRANYLLRKKECMIMHGKDNVEEEMLFRGVRADEIERICKHNFHWENNFNYVEKNFSKGLSFTPVSNQANRNCDQQDHKVIVLATILKCKISAEDTNSCTLFCSHELKLDRVKKQRPKRLCIKYRSDEFYPNYLIYFRGTTIVQKT from the exons ATGGGCTCTTCAGAGAG caAAGGAGAAGATAGACCAAAGGCTGAACAGAAACAAACAAATGAGCCTCCAACTACAAGCCCTACGGAACCATCGGAAAAATTAGAAGAAGTCCGAATTGAATACTATCGTTTGAAGTTGCGCATTATTGACCTTCAAAACGGCATATCAGACGAGGTGTCTCACGAAAAAAGactaaaaattgattttgaaaatacCAAAAAAGAGCGCAGTAAGGAATTGGCGCAAATACAGAATAAGATAAAAACAGCTTACGCGGATTTCGAACGACAGAACGCGACGCTCTCTTCCGAAATAGCTATGAAGCTCAAAGATAGAGAAGAACTGAACAAAGCGCATCAAAGCCTTAAGGCAATTTTCTACGCGGAAGAAACCCAAGCCCAAAAAAGATTCGAAGAATGGCGTTTAATACAATTGACAAATGAAAACAATCGAAAACAGGCCGAAGAGACGATGAAAAACCTGAACCAGCAAATAGCACTGGCGGAATTCTATCTGGAGAAgcgaaaatttgaaatgaatcgATTGCCATCTAAGAGTGCGGCTACGGCcagtaatttcaataaaatttcccCAGAGCAAAAAATACTGCAGGGGCAGAAACCAAGGAGCCTCGTGCAGAATCTCGTGAAAGAGGACGTGGATTGTAAAGGAAAGGTGCCGGAATTGCATCTACTGATATGCGACAAATTATCAAAGGAGTTCGCGACCGTCAGGAATAGATTCATGATGACGACGCAAAAACACTTTGAAGTGCTAGTGGTGAAAAAGATAGTAAATCACCATACAAGAGCCAATTACCTGTTGAGAAAGAAAGAATGTATGATTATGCACGGTAAGGACAATGTCGAAGAGGAGATGTTGTTTCGTGGAGTGCGAGCTGACGAGATCGAGCGCATCTGTAAGCATAACTTCCACTGGGAGAATAACTTCAACTATGTAGAGAAGAACTTCTCTAAAGGTTTATCTTTCACGCCTGTCTCCAATCAGGCCAACAGAAATTGCGATCAACAAGACCACAAAGTGATCGTCTTGGCCACTATCCTCAAGTGCAAGATCAGCGCCGAAGATACCAATTCTTGTACTTTGTTCTGCTCTCACGAGCTGAAGCTGGACCGTGTCAAGAAGCAGCGTCCGAAGCGTCTCTGCATCAAGTACAGGAGCGACGAATTCTATCCCAACTATCTGATTTATTTCCGAGGAACGACCATTGTACAGAAAACTTGA
- the PolI gene encoding DNA polymerase iota, with the protein MCASAMVAFGRNIWAKRVDVVLAPPTWRLSASGERRKENGERGIVFGGVTFDSSTLGLSPALCPQHPQQSQQSHRSHADAYETMSRAIVHLDMDCFYAQVEIVKRQLDPRIPLAVRQKGLLVTCNYAAREKGLRKCISGREGVRLCPELVVVPGEDLHPYRRASDQVTTLLRSYGAPVEKLGLDENYLDVTDIVQSRPEPDLNQISGHSVPMAVESCDCPEGTHERLAAASHLADEMRSKIKSELGLTCCAGVAHNKLMAKLVGSVHKPDQQTTIFPCSSTSFMSNLESVKSIPGIGSKMAHTLSSLGIESVLSLQECQSNVLEKTFGVDIASKLKKLSLGIDSSDVKPSGRPLSIGIEDSFKVISVINEVQDKFNALLIRLVLLMEEDGRRPGGIKVTLRQISGSRTTPHRETRQCHLPHSLFSNRDGNLRLVDGAHDKLMTIIMRLFHKSVNLSKPFQLTLLGLAFTKFQEHKSGKSSIANYLINDVSVQSMINLQNETDIEIPSSSSSSSLPNIPLDGLESEAEPSPKKLKRLLYSSPNKLRVAELNLNTTEKEQFKPTPMIAENVNTVIDSSGSCSGNDWELPPDIDKEVFSALPTNMQEELRLSWNCSITQTSSCRQPTLKEPHNSIARYFIQNK; encoded by the coding sequence ATGTGCGCTTCGGCGATGGTCGCATTCGGACGAAATATTTGGGCCAAGCGTGTTGACGTCGTGCTAGCGCCACCGACATGGCGGCTGTCAGCGAGCGGTGAGCGCAGAAAGGAGAACGGCGAACGGGGAATCGTCTTCGGTGGAGTGACCTTCGACTCTTCGACTCTTGGTCTCAGCCCCGCGCTATGCCCGCAACACCCGCAACAATCGCAACAATCGCACCGATCGCACGCAGACGCATATGAGACCATGAGCCGAGCCATCGTCCACCTGGACATGGACTGCTTCTACGCGCAAGTGGAGATCGTCAAACGTCAGCTGGACCCTCGCATCCCGCTCGCCGTCAGGCAGAAGGGTCTGTTGGTGACGTGCAACTACGCGGCCAGGGAGAAGGGCCTGCGAAAGTGCATCAGCGGAAGGGAGGGCGTGCGCCTCTGCCCCGAGCTGGTGGTGGTGCCGGGCGAAGACCTGCACCCCTACCGAAGGGCTTCCGACCAGGTGACCACTCTGCTGCGCTCGTACGGAGCCCCCGTCGAGAAGTTGGGCCTCGACGAGAACTACCTGGACGTGACCGACATAGTCCAGTCTAGACCCGAGCCCGATCTCAACCAAATCTCGGGCCACTCCGTACCCATGGCGGTCGAGTCTTGCGACTGCCCGGAAGGCACTCACGAGCGTTTGGCCGCCGCTTCGCATCTCGCCGACGAGATGCGCTCCAAGATCAAGTCCGAACTCGGCCTCACCTGCTGCGCCGGAGTCGCTCACAACAAACTGATGGCCAAGCTAGTCGGCTCCGTTCACAAACCGGACCAACAGACCACCATATTCCCGTGCAGTTCGACCTCCTTCATGTCCAATTTGGAGTCGGTCAAATCCATACCCGGAATCGGATCGAAAATGGCCCATACCCTATCGTCGCTCGGAATTGAAAGCGTTCTCAGCCTACAAGAATGTCAGTCTAATGTGTTGGAAAAGACTTTCGGTGTTGATATCGCGTCCAAGTTGAAGAAGTTGAGCTTGGGTATCGACAGCAGCGATGTGAAGCCGAGTGGACGGCCACTCAGTATCGGCATTGAAGATAGCTTTAAAGTTATAAGTGTCATCAACGAGGTTCAGGATAAATTCAATGCGCTTTTGATCCGCCTCGTTCTGCTCATGGAAGAAGACGGACGACGACCGGGCGGTATTAAAGTCACGTTGCGCCAAATTTCAGGCTCTCGTACGACGCCGCATCGCGAGACGAGACAGTGTCATTTGCCGCATTCGCTGTTCTCTAATCGAGACGGCAATCTTCGCCTGGTCGACGGCGCCCACGACAAGCTGATGACTATCATAATGAGGCTGTTCCACAAGTCGGTGAATCTGTCGAAGCCGTTTCAGCTGACGCTGCTCGGTCTGGCCTTCACCAAGTTCCAAGAGCACAAGAGCGGCAAGAGCTCTATAGCCAACTATCTGATAAACGACGTGTCCGTCCAGTCGATGATCAATCTGCAAAACGAGACCGATATTGAGATaccgtcgtcgtcgtcgtcgtcgtcgttgcCGAACATTCCGTTGGACGGGTTAGAGAGTGAGGCTGAACCTTCGCCAAAGAAATTGAAGCGGCTGCTGTACTCGTCGCCGAACAAGTTGCGCGTGGCCGAATTGAATTTGAACACTACCGAAAAGGAACAGTTCAAGCCGACTCCGATGATCGCGGAGAATGTGAATACTGTGATAGATAGTAGTGGTAGTTGTAGTGGTAACGATTGGGAACTGCCGCCCGACATTGATAAGGAAGTGTTCTCTGCCCTGCCGACCAATATGCAGGAGGAGCTGCGCCTGTCGTGGAATTGTAGCATCACGCAGACCAGCTCCTGCCGTCAACCGACTCTTAAAGAACCGCACAATAGCATAGCACGATATTTCATTCAAAAcaaatga